A single window of Halobacillus naozhouensis DNA harbors:
- a CDS encoding glycine C-acetyltransferase, giving the protein MKGFEYLQEQLDEMKNEGTFRKLIPLESAQGSKVVIKGKEVIQLSSNNYLGLTSHPRMKKAADEANETYGVGTGSVRTIAGTLQMHEDFEEKLAKFKHTEAALVFQSGFTTNQGVLSSILTDQDVVISDELNHASIIDGIRLTKASRKIYKHVDMDSLEQALKESADFRTRLVVTDGVFSMDGNIAPLPKIVELAEKYNALIMVDDAHASGVLGDNGRGTVNHFNLDGRVHIQVGTLSKAIGVLGGYVASTKTLRDYLIHKGRPFLFSTSHPPAVTAANDAAIDVLLEEPELIEKLWDNTKFFKDGLQKLGFDTGISETPVTPVMIGDDALTHKFSDELFEEGVFAQGIVFPTVQRGKGRIRTIVTAEHSKEELQEALNAFEKVGKKLNIL; this is encoded by the coding sequence ATGAAAGGATTTGAATACTTACAGGAACAATTAGATGAAATGAAAAATGAAGGGACGTTTAGAAAACTGATCCCGCTTGAATCGGCTCAAGGTTCAAAAGTAGTAATTAAAGGGAAAGAGGTTATTCAGCTTTCCTCGAACAACTATCTAGGGTTAACATCCCATCCGCGGATGAAAAAAGCTGCTGACGAAGCAAATGAAACGTATGGTGTAGGGACGGGTTCTGTTCGGACTATTGCAGGCACACTGCAAATGCACGAAGACTTTGAAGAAAAGCTTGCTAAATTCAAGCATACTGAAGCGGCTCTTGTATTCCAATCTGGCTTTACAACAAACCAGGGAGTGCTTTCCTCAATTTTAACAGATCAGGATGTCGTGATTTCAGATGAACTCAACCATGCCTCCATTATCGATGGCATTCGCCTGACGAAGGCTTCGCGCAAAATTTATAAACATGTGGACATGGATTCATTAGAGCAAGCGCTTAAAGAAAGTGCTGATTTCCGTACACGTCTCGTCGTAACAGATGGAGTATTCTCTATGGACGGAAACATTGCTCCACTTCCAAAGATTGTTGAACTCGCTGAAAAATATAATGCCTTGATTATGGTGGATGATGCTCATGCCAGTGGTGTATTAGGCGATAACGGACGAGGAACAGTTAACCATTTCAACTTAGATGGTCGCGTCCATATTCAAGTCGGAACACTAAGTAAAGCGATTGGTGTCCTCGGTGGATATGTAGCCAGTACGAAAACCTTACGTGACTACTTGATTCATAAAGGCCGCCCATTCCTATTCAGCACCTCTCATCCACCGGCTGTAACAGCGGCTAACGATGCTGCCATTGATGTGCTGCTTGAAGAGCCGGAACTGATTGAGAAGCTTTGGGATAATACGAAATTCTTTAAGGACGGGCTACAGAAACTCGGCTTTGATACAGGAATTAGTGAAACCCCAGTTACGCCAGTTATGATCGGTGATGACGCGCTGACTCATAAATTCTCCGATGAGCTGTTCGAAGAAGGTGTGTTTGCTCAAGGGATTGTTTTCCCGACTGTACAGCGTGGAAAAGGGCGTATCCGCACCATCGTGACCGCTGAACATTCCAAGGAAGAACTGCAAGAAGCTTTAAATGCTTTTGAAAAAGTTGGCAAAAAACTTAATATACTGTAA
- the miaB gene encoding tRNA (N6-isopentenyl adenosine(37)-C2)-methylthiotransferase MiaB, whose translation MNEQQRKESSQIRQGTPADVKSDQDNLNRIKDKTSEDFMKYFETTYQPPSLRKAQRRRKEDVKVHYDFTIPEDLDNIGQGRKYMIRTYGCQMNEHDTEVMAGIFEEMGYESTNDTKEADIILLNTCAIRENAENKVFGEIGHLKPLKLENPNLIIGVCGCMSQEESVVNRILKKHPFIDLIFGTHNIHRLPQLVKEAMFGKEMVIDVWSKEGDIIENLPRSRKGKIKGWVNIMYGCDKFCTYCIVPYTRGKERSRLPEDIIQEVRHLAAQGYKEITLLGQNVNAYGKDLDLNYGLGDLMDELRDIDIPRIRFTTSHPRDFDDRLIEVLAKGGNMLDHIHLPVQSGNSDILKIMGRKYSREEYLELVRKIRKAMPDATLTTDIIVGFPNETAEQFEDTMSLVEEVGFEAAYTFIYSARDGTPAARMKDNISMDEKKDRLQRLNKLVNDQAAEAMKQYEGEVVEVLVEGESKKNSEVLAGYTKRNKMVNFTGPRSSIGTIVKVKINKAKTWSLDGVMVEETIEVK comes from the coding sequence ATGAACGAACAACAACGCAAAGAATCGTCACAAATTCGCCAGGGAACTCCAGCGGACGTAAAATCCGATCAGGATAACCTTAATCGAATTAAAGACAAAACCAGTGAAGACTTTATGAAATATTTTGAGACGACCTATCAGCCGCCTTCGCTAAGAAAAGCGCAGCGTCGTCGAAAAGAGGATGTAAAGGTTCACTATGATTTTACAATACCTGAAGACTTGGATAACATAGGGCAAGGCCGTAAATACATGATTCGCACGTATGGCTGCCAAATGAACGAGCATGACACGGAGGTTATGGCCGGGATTTTTGAAGAGATGGGCTATGAATCAACAAATGATACGAAAGAAGCGGATATCATTCTGCTCAACACTTGTGCTATTCGAGAAAATGCAGAGAACAAAGTGTTTGGAGAGATCGGCCACCTGAAGCCATTAAAGCTTGAGAACCCGAATTTGATCATTGGTGTGTGCGGATGTATGTCTCAGGAAGAATCGGTAGTAAACCGCATTCTGAAAAAACATCCATTTATTGACTTGATTTTCGGAACCCACAATATCCATCGTTTACCTCAACTTGTGAAAGAAGCAATGTTCGGGAAAGAGATGGTGATCGATGTATGGTCAAAAGAAGGCGATATTATCGAAAACCTCCCGCGTTCTCGTAAAGGTAAAATTAAAGGGTGGGTGAACATTATGTACGGCTGTGATAAGTTCTGTACATATTGTATTGTACCTTACACTCGCGGAAAAGAACGAAGCCGTTTACCAGAAGACATCATTCAGGAAGTTCGTCACTTAGCTGCCCAAGGATATAAAGAGATTACTTTACTGGGGCAAAACGTAAATGCATACGGAAAAGACCTCGATCTGAATTACGGTCTCGGTGACTTAATGGATGAGCTCCGGGATATTGATATCCCAAGAATCCGTTTTACAACCTCACACCCGCGTGATTTTGATGATCGCTTAATTGAGGTTCTTGCTAAAGGTGGAAATATGCTTGACCATATTCACCTGCCCGTACAATCTGGAAACTCTGACATCCTGAAAATTATGGGCCGTAAATATTCTCGGGAAGAATATTTAGAGCTTGTACGCAAGATTCGTAAGGCCATGCCAGATGCTACGCTGACAACTGACATTATCGTAGGTTTCCCGAACGAAACCGCAGAGCAATTTGAGGATACCATGTCCCTTGTCGAAGAAGTTGGTTTTGAAGCGGCTTATACGTTTATTTATTCAGCACGTGACGGTACCCCTGCTGCTCGCATGAAAGATAACATATCTATGGATGAGAAAAAAGATCGCCTGCAACGCCTGAACAAACTTGTGAATGATCAGGCTGCTGAAGCTATGAAGCAATATGAAGGCGAAGTAGTCGAAGTGCTTGTTGAAGGCGAAAGCAAGAAAAATAGTGAAGTATTAGCAGGTTATACGAAACGCAATAAAATGGTAAACTTTACAGGTCCGCGCTCATCTATTGGGACCATCGTGAAAGTGAAAATTAATAAAGCGAAGACCTGGTCCTTAGATGGGGTTATGGTCGAAGAGACTATAGAGGTGAAATAA
- a CDS encoding RicAFT regulatory complex protein RicA family protein — protein sequence MAQYTRQQVVDEAHKLAKMMAEIEEIDRFKQLEAKLNENKKVQDHIKKIKALQKQAVNFQAYGKTEALEKVEKEIDRLQDELDSIPVVAEFKDSQVVINDILQMISSTISREVTNEVIRSTGGDLLSGETGSKRKDEACGH from the coding sequence ATGGCACAGTACACAAGACAGCAAGTTGTGGATGAAGCACATAAGCTTGCAAAAATGATGGCAGAGATCGAGGAAATTGATCGCTTTAAACAGCTTGAAGCGAAGCTCAACGAGAATAAAAAAGTGCAAGACCATATTAAGAAAATTAAAGCGTTGCAGAAACAAGCTGTTAACTTTCAAGCTTACGGAAAAACCGAAGCACTTGAAAAAGTAGAAAAAGAAATTGACCGCTTGCAGGATGAATTGGATAGCATTCCAGTCGTAGCAGAATTTAAAGATTCACAAGTGGTTATAAACGATATTCTTCAGATGATCTCCAGTACGATCTCCCGTGAGGTAACGAATGAAGTGATTCGCTCAACAGGTGGAGATTTGCTCAGTGGAGAGACAGGTTCTAAACGAAAAGATGAAGCGTGTGGCCACTGA
- a CDS encoding outer spore coat protein CotE, with amino-acid sequence MSFFEREYREIITKAVCGKGKKFTEATNTISPSHRPTSILGCWVINHIYNAKKKGDHVEVSGSYDINVWYSYNDNTKTEVVTERVNYCDHVRLAVKDENCINDHLEVVAKAVQQPNCLECKITAQGQKICVEVEREFIVDVIGETKLCVKVNPHGCERDDDYEFELSSDDFSDIETDFLPSSSSEE; translated from the coding sequence ATGTCATTCTTTGAGCGGGAGTACCGTGAAATTATTACTAAGGCTGTATGTGGAAAAGGGAAGAAATTTACCGAAGCAACGAACACGATTAGCCCATCTCATCGCCCAACCAGTATTTTAGGTTGCTGGGTTATCAATCATATCTACAATGCCAAGAAGAAAGGCGACCATGTAGAGGTTTCAGGAAGTTACGACATAAACGTTTGGTACTCTTATAATGATAATACAAAGACAGAAGTTGTAACCGAACGTGTTAACTATTGCGATCATGTTCGCCTGGCAGTAAAAGATGAGAATTGCATCAACGATCATTTAGAAGTGGTAGCAAAAGCAGTTCAGCAGCCTAATTGTTTAGAGTGTAAGATTACAGCACAGGGACAGAAAATTTGCGTTGAAGTAGAAAGAGAATTTATCGTTGACGTGATTGGTGAAACAAAGCTGTGTGTGAAAGTTAATCCTCATGGCTGTGAGAGAGATGATGATTACGAATTTGAATTATCATCCGATGACTTCTCAGATATTGAAACAGATTTCCTTCCTAGCAGCAGTAGTGAAGAGTAA